A region of Gemmatimonadaceae bacterium DNA encodes the following proteins:
- a CDS encoding HDOD domain-containing protein, whose translation MSDIFLVRQPVFDRSDSAVGYELRFRPSDDGSDPFARSYMSGSFEFLRSGLPAWVRASRPQLVDGIFDTPEPQALVVLIPPEVGADDEVVERVAALSRRGVRVVLDEFELPKAPGAPILRLLQLAAMVRIDLRVQDPSVLGSLVSALKRQQKRVVADHVLDAKLHRACVELGFEIFQGPHFSRPEPLPAAEIPTSTAAALRLLALARDPKTSERELERVISADPGITYQLLRIVNSAALGGRGITSIPHALRLVGRDNVIRWLALASATSRTGKRGVDDELIRQAVQRARFCEQLALPATGLDKGTLFLMGLFSLLDAVFRMPMSEVLERVSLSDEVKQALLDRTGPYADPLVVVESYELGLWESASEAGARIGLDAAHLPTLYSECVQWAAEQMPTSKQPAVAKAS comes from the coding sequence GTCTTCGACCGCAGCGATTCTGCGGTCGGATACGAGCTGCGTTTCAGGCCGTCGGATGACGGAAGTGACCCGTTTGCAAGAAGTTACATGAGCGGGTCGTTCGAGTTCCTTCGCTCGGGCCTCCCGGCCTGGGTGCGCGCTTCACGCCCGCAGCTCGTCGACGGGATCTTCGATACGCCGGAACCGCAGGCCCTGGTCGTGCTGATTCCCCCGGAGGTAGGGGCAGACGACGAGGTGGTGGAGCGGGTCGCCGCGCTGTCGCGCCGAGGCGTGCGGGTGGTGCTGGACGAGTTCGAGCTGCCCAAGGCGCCGGGGGCACCGATTCTCCGCCTGTTGCAGCTGGCGGCGATGGTGCGCATCGACCTGCGCGTTCAGGATCCGAGCGTGCTCGGCTCGCTGGTGAGCGCCCTCAAGCGCCAGCAAAAGCGGGTGGTCGCCGACCACGTGCTCGACGCCAAGCTGCACCGGGCTTGTGTGGAACTCGGGTTCGAGATCTTCCAGGGGCCGCACTTCAGCCGCCCGGAGCCGCTGCCGGCCGCGGAGATTCCCACGTCGACCGCGGCGGCGTTGCGGCTGCTCGCGCTGGCTCGCGACCCGAAGACGTCGGAGCGGGAGCTGGAACGCGTCATCAGCGCCGACCCCGGCATCACGTATCAATTGCTGCGCATCGTGAACTCGGCGGCGCTGGGTGGGCGCGGAATCACGTCCATTCCGCACGCGCTGCGCCTGGTGGGGCGCGACAACGTCATTCGTTGGCTGGCGCTGGCGTCGGCCACTTCGCGCACCGGCAAGCGTGGCGTGGACGACGAGTTGATCCGGCAGGCCGTGCAGCGCGCCAGGTTCTGCGAGCAGCTCGCCCTTCCGGCCACGGGCCTGGACAAGGGGACGCTCTTCCTGATGGGGCTGTTCTCGTTGCTCGACGCGGTCTTCCGGATGCCGATGTCAGAGGTGCTCGAGCGCGTGAGCCTCAGCGACGAGGTGAAGCAGGCCCTGCTCGACCGCACCGGTCCCTACGCCGACCCGTTGGTCGTGGTGGAGTCCTACGAACTCGGACTGTGGGAGTCGGCGTCGGAGGCAGGCGCGCGCATCGGGCTCGATGCCGCGCACCTGCCGACGCTGTACTCCGAGTGTGTGCAGTGGGCCGCGGAGCAGATGCCGACGAGCAAGCAGCCGGCGGTGGCAAAGGCGAGTTAG